ttaaaaaaaattattctaaatgactatttttttaaataaaaaattcagatatcaagttttattttttatatatctttaaataattatttttattacaaaaaatattatattttttattatttttatcatattttaaaattattcaaaatttatttgtcAATTATATCTTGAAGGGTGAATTTCGTCTGGATACAACAAACTAAGGAACCACTCTTTAATTACCGTGGTCTTCAACGTTGACGAGCCGAATTTCGAGTTGACCACGTAAGAAAACGGAAGAAAAGCCTCGGAGAAAAAGCAGAATTCACCACCACCGTGATGTTTGAGTCATAGTTCGACATGTGGCACATTCACGTTCATATGTCATCACGTTACGAAACACGAATGTACATAACAAGCGGTTCACAGTGGCAACGAACTCTCAAAAGCTCTCAAGACCATCATCAACCACCATGGCCACGCTTCACTGCAATTCACTCACTCTTAATAAACCGTGTTATCAACAATCCTCAAGAACAAGACCACCCTTCTTGTACCCCGTTTTCTCATCCACTCGTTTTGTACCAAATATTGGATCCTCTACCTCTAGGTCATTCAAGACCTCAACTTCTTTCAGGTAATTATAGTTTTGCATTAGAAAGTTGTAAACAGCATTTTTCCATGATTTCAATGTTTCTGTTTAGTTCAGATTAGGAATTATAAATTTGGTTTATTTAGCAGGTGGAGTGGGACTGTTTCTGCTGTTGTTTCAGAGGGGAGCGCCGTTGGGGCGAGTTTTTCTGCGACTGAGGTCTTCAAACTGACATATTTGGAGGTTGGTTTTATGGTTCTTTCCCTTCAATTGCcttaagttttatttatttatttattattttttcacttTCGTTTGAATGCTATTTTTTTAGCATAGCTTTCCCAAAAATCCTATTTGATGATGTTTGGCATAcagatttatattaaaaattgcTGGAATGTTACAAAATATGAGAATCAACATTCCTatgttagttaatttttatatgCCCGggaatattataatatttttatggaAACACTACTAATAATTCTAGCTGAAAAAGTTAACAATGTTAACTAAAAAATCAGTGATGTCTACTTTCATGATCCTAGTGCATACAACATAGCATTCTTATTATGTGCTCCAAGAGTATCTACAATCACTTTCACTTTGATTTATTTAGTCTTTACTCTTTTGCTGTAACTTGTATTAAACTTTATAAATTTAAACAAGTggctttgaatatttttttagagCATGAATTAGACGTGCTCTAAGTGCAGAAGTGCATTTCAACTCACATCCCATCCAATGGTAGATGGGGGGTGTGAAGGGCATGGCTCTCAAGTGGTGTTATCAAATATGATCTCTTACGATACACTTTAGGTGAGACTAAGAGAAAATATGTGAGAGAAGAATCTTGTATGGTAAGAGATCACACTTGACAACACCATGTAGGAGAAAAAATTGAGAAGATCTATTCCTGGGTGTGAGTTTGCACTCAGCATGGTATTTCGCGCATTATATCTACACTTACataccccccccccccccccccctttctTTTGACATGGGTGATGTTTGGCTCTCAGGGAAATAGTTGGCTGTGGAATGTTGGTGGGGCTAACATATTGGTTGATCCAATTTTGGTTGGTaacttggattttggaattccTTGGCTATATGATGCTGCTAAGAAAGTGTTAAAGAAGTTCCAGGTATCTTTTGATGGATGATAGTTACTTAATACTTACTGCTTCCCCATTTGTTATggtgctttctttttcttccttctcACTGGTGTATGTAATTTTGTAGTGCAGCTCAGTGATCTTCCTGAAATCGATTGCCTACTCATTACACAAAGCCTTGATGATCATTGCCATTTGAAGACCTTGAACCCTTTCTCTCAGAAATTCCCAAATGTTAGAGTTATAGCAACTCCTAACGCCAAAACTTTGCTTGATCCTCTGTTCAACAATGTAAGTAAGTATTCCATTCAGTTAAAACTGTACCATGTATGTTTGAATTTAAACCTTTCTGTTGCTTCATCTTGGCATATCTAATCTATATAGATGGGTTGGTTGGAAATAAAACCAGGTTTGAGGCTTTTTATTGATATGATATTACTTGGTAAATTATATGATTATACTGAGGTGGTTTAAATTGGTTTGAAAGAGAACCTTTACTGTTATAGCCATTTGTTATGCTCTGAGGTACTGCAATGTAAAACATCTTTATATCAATGTTGCTTAGCATTCCGTCTTCGGAATGAGGAGGAAGCACTGGAATTTAGAACCTTACACCTTTAAATAAATATCTTTCTGTTTCTATCTTCCTTATTTTCTAAAATCTAAACAATTTCCCTCTTTTATTTCCTTCATGTTGTGAATACCTTCTTCAGCAGAGGAATGCATATCTTTTAAAAGACCTTTTGTACACTTCCATATTATAATTTTGATAGTCAAATTTTCACAAATTTTGTCAATTTTGTCCCAATTTCCGCCCCTTTTCTGTTTAGCTTTGGGACTTCACAAGTACCTGTCTATATTGGTATACTTGGAATGGTGGTCATCTCCTGTGAATTTATAAGTTCCTGAAAATGAGTAGCAACATCTATTGAAACAACAAATGAATATTATTCTGGGTACTCACATGACTAGCAAAAAAGTGCTTCTTTGACCTTTTGGCATCCTGAGACTGTTCAGGATCTTTGGCTTATagtagaaaaatatatttttttcccATTTTTCTCATAGTTCTTTGTAGAACAAGATTGTACTACTCAATAAGAagcatgattttcaaaaatcaaaattaaaatgaagAGTAAATGCTATGCTATTcagttaaaaataattgaagggAGGATTAGGAAGTCGTAGTGGCTTTGAGGTAGAGCAGCTACAATGGGTGTAGTGAGTCCTAACATTATTTTTTCGTGGGGTTCGTATGTATATACGTGTTTCCTGAGTAAAATACTTGCATGTATAAGGAGGGAGGGAAGTTCTTTGACAGAGGACATTTCTTAAACTTGTCCAAAAATGTTTGTGTGATGATTAAAGACTGTAAAAAGCAGATGATGACAATGCATGCATCCTTTCTCTAAATAGTCAGTATGGAATGAGGATTTTCCCTTTTTATGTCTCTTTTTTATATGAAACACACCACAAAGTGTGCTGCTCTGGGATCATTCATAGGAAAAAAGGAGCATGTAACATGATAACATTATATCATAAGAATTTGGATCTTCTAAAGTGAGGAAGTTGGTAAAATGTTAAGGTGAATGGTTAATCATCATTGATTTTGTAACTTCCATGAAATGTGTTCCTCACTTTACCACTTTACTAACTTCCTCACTTTAGAGGATCTTGATCCATATCATAAAATGTGCAAACGGCGACAAGAAAGAGGGAAGTAAAGATACAAATTTTATCGTACTGATGCCTAAAGCATGAGTCTCATATTGGATGGCCGGGAAATACCAATTTCCGATTTTATGTGGCAACCCATCTAAAGTATAGGTTTTATCAGTGATTCTTCTCTACATTGTGTGTATTGGGAACATATAGCTCGGCGTCGCAGAACAACAAACCACGAAAATTGTCTTAATCTTTTTCTGCTCTCTAGCATTGTTCTTGACAGGAAAAGATAATCGCAATGCTTAAAATACTTGCTGAATTTGTCGTCCCAAACTTCTATACATGAATATACACTTGTACCCTAATCTAGTTTTAGCATTATGACACAAAGAAAATAGTGTCTTGGTGCATTCAGTTATATATTCTTTTAAACTGTTAAATACATGTAGTTTATTGTAATGTGTTCGATTATGCTTATCGTTGTATCCTTTCAATATTAAGAACGTAATTGTACCCATTAGTATATACAAAGCCTTATGTCATATGTTTAGTTGAGTGTTGACAAGTCATTGCCACTAAACTTTCCATGTAATTTAACTATTTTCAGGTTACATATGTTGAACCTGGAGAGAGCTCTGTTATTGAATCAAAGAATGGTTCCAACATCTGCATTAAGGCTACAGCAGGACCAGTTCTTGGACCTCCTTGGCAACGCCCTGAGAACGGGTAAATACTGTAAATTTTTCGagcattttttcttcttttacgTTTTTATGTTGTTGCTTTTGCTTTTATGTATTTGGTTGTATATACAAGAAAAATGTGTTGTTGTCCCTACTAATAACGGAATTCGGATAGAATAACTACCTTACAATTTACAATTGCTTTTGTTCCATTGTGCCCCTTCACTGGCATTGAGAGATAACTACTCTAATTTTCTACTTCTCTACTACCAAAGAAGATAGTATAGAATAACTACCAATAGTTTTAacactaaattttaataatttattttttcatttatacTTTTTAATTCAACCATGCTAGCTATACACAAAAAATCAGATACCAAATCAGCCATccctataaaatatatattgaaatccaaaatatacattgaaaatgagttaaacaatacatgtatttatatatgaATACATAGTGGCTGATTGTTGGTGTGCACGTAGTAGTTTTGTATTTCATTAAAGCAAATAAAAAATGTGGATTAATAGGCCTGTTAGAGCCTATTGATCCACTAGTTACCATTAAGCTTATTTTCCCCTTTCTTTTCGTTCAAATTTTAACAGAATTTAACATTTTCTGCTCCATGTGTTATGTAGGTATATTGTTAGATCTCCACAGGGGCAATTGTCTCTTTACTATGAACCTCACTGTGTGTACAATCAAAATCTGGTTGAGAAGGAAAAGGTAGATATCGTGATCACGCCGGTGATAAAGCAGCTTTTGCCGAATTTTACCCTGGTTTCAGGACAAGAAGATGCTGTGAAACTCGCTAAGCTGCTGCAAGCCAGGTAAAATTTTCGTATTTAAAGAGATAACCACGGAGAGGTCAAGAGAACACATCACCAAAATTATAACTTTGGTTAGTAGGAATAGAACcagaatttaataaataaataaattgaattgaatgtcAATTTGTACAAGTAAGTAATAATCCAAGTGATTAAGTCAATTTGTACTTTTGTAGTTACTCATTAATTAACAATATCATCCAAGAATTCCTTTAGCTGCGTAGTTTGGTTTCTTTTGGAATGATATATTTGAGTTCTGATCAATTTTTGTTCTTGGGAAAGTTCAATTGGATTTTCCTATTTCGATTTACACAACTTCGATTCTTTTCCGTTTGTTTAATAGGTTCATTGTGCCAATGAAAAATGGTGACCTAGATAGCAAAGGAGTACTAGCAAGCTTAGTTCAGTCTGAAGGAACAATAGAATCATTTAAGGTTAGATTTCTTTCAGTTTCTGTTGACAATTTGCTCAatgtatcatttttgttttGCATGTAAAAGAATTTGCTTCCTTTACGTAAGTAGCAATAACATATTGGAGACCACGGAGGAGGAAACtacttggaaaagaagtggccTTGTGGTTGATCATTATGGTTGGTGTTAAAATCAGGATAGGGACATGGcccttttttcaaaaaagaaaaattcttTATTTACCAACTTATCTTGGAAAAGGTTTTTGGTGGCTGCCCAGGGAATATGTGAAAGAATTTGCCTCCCCATTTTTGCATGCATAGACAACGAAAATGAAGCACAAAAAATTCCCTCCCATTTCGCAGCCaccaaaaagaaaattgaagggaattttttgttcattttcGCAGCCATCAAAACCAAAAATGGGAGGGAATTTTTCGATTCATTTTTGCAGGCATCAGAATCGAAAATGAAAAACCGAAAATGGGAGGGAATTTTTTGATTCATTTTCCCTTCTCCATTTTCGTAGACTGAAAAACCGAAAATGGAATGTATCATTTTAGCAGCAAAAATGACACTAAATGCGCGAATTGGTAAATTTCTTATTCttatttaaattctaaaatagagaatttttttatttaaataaaaaagctaGTGAACATGATAGACCCTATTATAGAGGCTTAAACCTCTTACAATAGTTTGGTGtttcttttggagttaaaattcaattcaaaatacCACTTTTTATTACTAAAGGTTACTACCTT
The genomic region above belongs to Arachis stenosperma cultivar V10309 chromosome 5, arast.V10309.gnm1.PFL2, whole genome shotgun sequence and contains:
- the LOC130979276 gene encoding uncharacterized protein LOC130979276 isoform X2 codes for the protein MATLHCNSLTLNKPCYQQSSRTRPPFLYPVFSSTRFVPNIGSSTSRSFKTSTSFRWSGTVSAVVSEGSAVGASFSATEVFKLTYLEGNSWLWNVGGANILVDPILVGNLDFGIPWLYDAAKKVLKKFQLSDLPEIDCLLITQSLDDHCHLKTLNPFSQKFPNVRVIATPNAKTLLDPLFNNVTYVEPGESSVIESKNGSNICIKATAGPVLGPPWQRPENGYIVRSPQGQLSLYYEPHCVYNQNLVEKEKVDIVITPVIKQLLPNFTLVSGQEDAVKLAKLLQARFIVPMKNGDLDSKGVLASLVQSEGTIESFKDLLSRELPDAKFIEPAIGVPLEISAN
- the LOC130979276 gene encoding uncharacterized protein LOC130979276 isoform X1, with product MATLHCNSLTLNKPCYQQSSRTRPPFLYPVFSSTRFVPNIGSSTSRSFKTSTSFSRWSGTVSAVVSEGSAVGASFSATEVFKLTYLEGNSWLWNVGGANILVDPILVGNLDFGIPWLYDAAKKVLKKFQLSDLPEIDCLLITQSLDDHCHLKTLNPFSQKFPNVRVIATPNAKTLLDPLFNNVTYVEPGESSVIESKNGSNICIKATAGPVLGPPWQRPENGYIVRSPQGQLSLYYEPHCVYNQNLVEKEKVDIVITPVIKQLLPNFTLVSGQEDAVKLAKLLQARFIVPMKNGDLDSKGVLASLVQSEGTIESFKDLLSRELPDAKFIEPAIGVPLEISAN